The DNA sequence GTAAAAAGCGGTGTTCCAAACAAAACCCGTGTCGGTGGCAAAGCTCACCGCTGCCGAGGGCTCCCTCCCCGGGGCCTCTTTAACCGCGTAGACCACAGCGTGGGGCTCGGGCCCCCCTTCCAGGGGAGAAGGCCAGAAGTTCTCCTGAAAGAAGTCCGCCAGATGCGGGGAGTTGGTGCGCAGCTGCACCACCACTCCACCCACCAATGCGTTCCAGACGAACAGGCTATCCGCCGGCAGGGAGCGCTCCGCTTCCTCCAGGAGCGCGTTGCGTTCGGCAAGCTCGCGGATGGGACGGACGGGCAGGTAGTCGTTGACCTTGGTGATGACGTTGTTGAGCACCCGCGGCCTGGTCCGCTTGGGTTCCTCCAGCTTGGCTAAAGCATCGCTCAAGCGTTTCAGCCCCTCGCGGATGCGCTCCTCGGAGGTGGCAAAGGAAATGCGGATGTGCTCCGGGGCCATGAACGCATCCCCCGGAACCACCGCCAGCTTGGCCTCTTTCAGCAGATAGTAGGCAAGGCCGTAGGTGTTGCGCACCGGAGAGCCGGAAAACTCCTTGTCCAAAAAGCGGCTGACGTTGGGCATGGCGTAAAACGCCCCTTCCGGAACCGGGCAAGAAAGACCGGGGATGCGCGACAGACCCTGAATCACCAGGTTGCGCCGCCGCTCAAACTCCACCCGCATACGCTCCACCTCCAGCTCGCACTCCTCCAGCGCCACCACCCCGGCTTTTTGCACGAAAGAGGTGGCGTTGGAGGTGTTGTGCGACTGGATCTTGGAGGCGGCGGCAATAATCTCCCGGGGACCAGCGGCGTAGCCCAGGCGCCAGCCGGTCATGGAAAAGGCCTTGGAAAACCCGTTGATGATGACGGTCTGTTTGGCCAGCGCCGGCACTGCGGCGGCAATGGAGGTAAAGCGGCGCCCGTCGTAAATAAGCTTTTCGTAAATTTCGTCGGCGATGACCCAAATCCCTTCCCTCCGGCAAATCTCGCCGATTTCCTCCAGCTCCTCGCGGGTGTACACGGCGCCGGTGGGGTTGCAGGGGTAGTTGAGGATCAAAACCCTGGTGTTGGGGGTGATGGCCTCCGCCAGGTCCCGGGCCCTAAGGTGGAAGCCATCCTCTTCCCGGGTGCGCACGAACACGGGGTTGCCCTTGGCCAAACGCACCTGGTCGGGGTAGGAAACCCAGCAAGGGCTGGGGATGATGACGTCGTCCCCTTCGTCCACCAGGGCCATGACCACGCAAAAGAGCGCGGCTTTCGCCCCCGGGGACACCAGCACCTCGTCGGGGGAAAAGCGCAGGCCGTTTTCCCGTTCCAGCTTGCGGCAAATGGCCTGACGCAGCTCAGGAATGCCGTCGTTGGCGGTGTACTTGGTGAAGTTGGCATCCAGCGCCTGCTTGGCCGCCTTCTTGATCTTTTCAGGTGTGGGGAAATCCGGTTCACCCACCGAAAAATCCACCACGTCAATGCCTTGGGCCTTCATGGCCAGGGCCCGGGCGGCAATGCGCATGGTGGGGGAAAGCTGAATTTGGTTCGCGCGCTCCGAGGGCATGGTACGTCTTTTCCCTTACGAGTCCTTCTCTTCTTTTGGCGCGGTTTTTTGCGCCAAAAAGTCGGCAAGCTTCACACCGGTGAGCGATTCCACCACAGTGGGCAGCTGGGCCAACACCTCGGCCACCTGACCGGTGAGCTTGCTGGTACCGGAAGCATCCCCCACCATGACGATGCGGTCCACCTTGGACAGCGGCTCGGCCACCGCCCGGGCCAGCTCCGGCAGCTTTTGAATGACCATCTCGGCCAAAGCGGCCTGGGTGTAGTCCCGCCACGCCGCGGCCTTTTCCCGCATGGCTTCGGCTTCGGCTTTTCCCTGCTCCCGCAACGCTTCCGCGCGCACCTGGGCTTCCAGCCGCAGGCCCGCGGCTCGCCCCTTGGCTTCCAGTTCCTTGCGGTAGGCTTCGGCTTCCGCCTCCAGCTTGGCGCGGTAGGCTTCCGCTTCCGCCGGCCGCTTGACGGTGGCGTCCAGGTGCTTTTCACGCAGGGCAATTTCCTGCTCCTCCAGCTTGGTGGCCAGCTCCTTTTCCACCAGCTTGATTTGGTACTCCTGGCGCTTCACCTGCTCCAAAAGCTTGGCCCGCTCCAGCTCGTAGGCCAGCTCCGCTTGCGCTCGCTTGGCGTTCACCGCCGCCTGGAACTCCGCCCGCTGGATTTCAAAATCCCGGGTGGCTGCCGCCAGTTCGGCTTCCGCAGCCAGCCGCGCCACGTCCCCTTCCTTGCGGTACTGGGCGGCACGGATGGTGGCGTCGCGCTCGGTTTCCGCCTGGGCAATGGCCGCATCGCGCTTGACCTCGGCAATGCGGCGGGCCCCCAAAGCCTCAAGGTAGCCCTGGCTGTCGGTGATGTCCTTCAGGGAAAAGGCCAGGAGCTCCAGGCCCAGGCGGTCAAAATCCGCCTGCGCGGCGCTGCGCACCCGTTCGGCAAAGCGGTCGCGCTGGGAGTAAATTTCCTCCACCGCCATGGTCCCCAGGGCTGCGCGCATGTGCCCTTCCAGAACCTCCTGGGCCACGGCAGCAATGCCTGCAGTGCCTCGGGAAAGGAAGTTCTCCACCGCCCGGTGCAGCCGTCGCTCGTCGGAAGACACCTTGACCTGACCAAAGGCTTCCGCGGCAATGATCACCCCATGGGCGGTGAGGACCTCGGGACAGCGGATGGAAACGGAAATGACGTCCAGGGGCAAAACCTGCACCGATTCCAAAAGCGGCATCACAAAGGTCCCGCCCCCCACCTGCAGGCGGTAGCCCACCCTGCGCCTTCGCCCATCGGGCTCGATGACGGTGGATGTGCGGCCGGAGATGACCAGCACCTGGTTGGGACCTACCTTGCGGTAATTGAAGGCCCAGAGCGCAAAGGCCAAAACCACAACGAAAACGCCAATAGCCCACGGGAGGAACGCCATGAGACCCTCCGTTCCCGGCCAGCCGCCGGGGTCTTGCTCACGATACGACAAGTTCTTTGTCGGTACAAGGTCCCAAAGGCTATCAAGCGAGCGCCACCCCGCGCGTTTCTGGCATTGCTGCGCTAGTATTTCAGCCTGTGGGTTTTCTGGATTTCCTGTTCCGCCGCGGTCCCCGCCAGGGTGTGGTGCTGGCGTTGGGAGGGGGCGGGGCTCGGGGCCTGGCCCACTTGGGGGTTTTAGAGGTCATTGAAGAGGCGGGTATCCCGGTGGCGGGTATCGCCGGAACCAGCGCGGGCGCGGTGGTGGGGGCCATGTGGCTCACCCTGGGAAACACCCAAGAGGTCGTCAAGCGGTGGGAGGAGTTTCTGGCTTCCGACTTCCCCTCGCACCTGCCCGAGGTGCGGCTCACCGAGGAGGTTTCCAGCCGCGATAACCTGCTTCTGTCCTTTGCCCAGCGCCTCCAGCAGGGGGCACAGGTGGCCCTGGCGCTGCACCGACGGGGGTTGGTGGAGCATGAAGACCTGGAGCGCGCGGTGGCGTTCTTGATCCCCCAAGCGAGGATCGAATCCCTGCCCCAACCGTTTGCGGCGGTGGTCACCGATTTTGCCACCGGCAAGGCTGTGGCCTTAACCCGGGGGGATCTGCGGCAGGCAGTGGCAGCTTCTTCTGCAGTCCCCGGAGTGGTGCCTCCCTATGGCCTGGACGGCCGCTACGTGCTGGACGGCGGGGTGGTGGCGGAGGTGCCGGTGGAGGAAGCCCGGGGCCTGGTCCCACGACCGGTGGTGGCGGTGGACGTGGGCGATCTCCCCGATCCTGACGAAGACCCCAGGCGCATCACGGTGCCCCGGGTGCTCATGCGCGCCAACGTCATGACCCACGCCCGCCTCCGGCAGGTGCTGGTGGCTTCCGCGGACCTGGTGATCCGCCCGGAGGTTTGGGGCATGCACTGGTCGGAGTTCCGTCGGCTTACCGAAGCGGTGGAGGCTGGAAGAAAGGCGGCGCGTTCCTGCCTTAACCGCCTGCGGGCCCTGGCTCTGCGACGGGCTTGAAACTGGAGGTTTCCGCTATGGAGCGAGTTTTCCGTTACCCCATTGAGGTGCGTTTCCGCGATTTGGACGCCATGGGTCACGTGAACAACGCGGTCACCGTCACCTACCTGGAGGTGGCACGCACCCGCTTCTGGCTTTCCCAGTTCCGGGATTTCGCCAAGGAGGTGGACTTCCCCTTCGTGGTGGCACGGGTGGCCGTCAACTACCGTCGCCCCATTCGCCTCCACGACATGCTGGAGGTGGAGCTGTGGGTAAGCCACGTGGGGCGCTCTTCCTTCACCATCGCCTACCGCGTATGGGCCAGCGGGGAACTGGCCGCCGATGGGGAAACCGTGCAGGTCCATTACGACTACAGCCAGGGCCGACCCCAAAGCTTCGGCCCGGAACTGCGGGAGCGGCTGGAAAGCTTGCTCATTGCCGGCGAGCCTCAGCCTTCGGTCCGAAACAATCAGGTTTGAACACAATTTGGGGCGACCCACCGGTCGCCCCGCAGTGTTCTCACCGCCTCCGGATTTTCTAAATGAACAGCGGCGCCAAAACCAGGGTGATGGTGGAAAGCAGCTTGATGAGCACGTGCAGAGAAGGACCCGCGGTGTCCTTGAACGGATCCCCCACCGTATCGCCCACCACGGCTGCACCGTGGGTGGGGTTTTTCATGCGCTTGCCGTCGGGGGTCATGAGGTATTTGCCACCGTGGGCCCCGGTTTCAATGAACTTCTTGGCGTTGTCCCAGGCGCCACCGGCGTTGTTCAAGAACAGCGCCACCAGGATGCCGCCAATGGTGCCCACCATGAGAAGGCCTGCTACCGCTTCCGCGGAAATCAGCGGGTCATCGGGGCGGATGAAGATGCGGAACACCACGCCCACCGCCACCGGCATGAGCACCACCAGAAGCCCCGGAGCCACCATGCGCTTCAGCGCGGCCTTGGTGACGATGTCCACGCAGGAGCCGTAGTCGGGCTTGAAGTTGGGCGGAAACACGATGATGTCGTTTTCCCGGGGGAGGTTGGCGTACTGGCGGCGAACCTCCTCAATGATGGACTGGGCCGCCTTCCCCACCGCGCGAATGGCCAACGCCGAGAACAGGAACACCAGCATGGCGCCCAAAAGGGCCCCCACGAACACCACCGGTTTGGCCAGGTTCACCACAAAGGGCGCCGACTCCCCCAAACCGGCGTAGTTCTTCACCTCGTCCATGTACGCCTGGAACAGCAAGAACGCCGCCAACCCTGCCGAGCCAATGGCGTAGCCCTTGGTAAGCGCCTTGGTGGTGTTGCCCACGGCGTCCAGGCGGTCGGTCTTGCGCCGCACTTCCTCGGGTTGCTGGGACATCTCCACGATGCCGCCGGCGTTGTCGGTAATGGGACCGAAGGTGTCCATGGCCAGGATGTAAGCCGCGGTGGCCAGCATGCCCATGGTGGCCACAGCGGTGCCGAAAAGACCGGCGTGGGGAAGGCCGGAGGTCTCACCCAACCAGTAGGAAGCCAGAAGCGCCGCACCCATAACCACCGCCGGCATCCAGGTGCACTCGAAGCCCACGCCCACACCGGCAATGATGTTGGTGGCCGGTCCGGTGGTGGACGCCTCCGCAATGGACTGCACGGGACGGTAGCGGTACTCGGTGTAGTACTGGGTGATGTACACGAAGGCCACCGAGGTCAAAACCCCAATGACACCGCAGAGGAAGAAGTGCCACCAGGCGTTTGGCGCGGCCGGGCTGGAAAGAAGCCAGTAGGTGGCACCGGCAAAGCCAGCCATGGCCAGAGCCACCGCCAGGTAGTACCCGCGGTTTAAGGCCTCCATGGGGTCCAT is a window from the Thermoanaerobaculum aquaticum genome containing:
- a CDS encoding aminotransferase class I/II-fold pyridoxal phosphate-dependent enzyme, with translation MPSERANQIQLSPTMRIAARALAMKAQGIDVVDFSVGEPDFPTPEKIKKAAKQALDANFTKYTANDGIPELRQAICRKLERENGLRFSPDEVLVSPGAKAALFCVVMALVDEGDDVIIPSPCWVSYPDQVRLAKGNPVFVRTREEDGFHLRARDLAEAITPNTRVLILNYPCNPTGAVYTREELEEIGEICRREGIWVIADEIYEKLIYDGRRFTSIAAAVPALAKQTVIINGFSKAFSMTGWRLGYAAGPREIIAAASKIQSHNTSNATSFVQKAGVVALEECELEVERMRVEFERRRNLVIQGLSRIPGLSCPVPEGAFYAMPNVSRFLDKEFSGSPVRNTYGLAYYLLKEAKLAVVPGDAFMAPEHIRISFATSEERIREGLKRLSDALAKLEEPKRTRPRVLNNVITKVNDYLPVRPIRELAERNALLEEAERSLPADSLFVWNALVGGVVVQLRTNSPHLADFFQENFWPSPLEGGPEPHAVVYAVKEAPGREPSAAVSFATDTGFVWNTAFYGQTREMALLLAAEVVARTQGALWAHGAAVALGERGVLVFGAPGSGRTALLAQLLREHGGRLLAADGVLVRFGPRATVLDGLERKLYLKAKWTRHLPTLSRFFDRAKLENMATERALCTVDHGERDCPLDLGAPVCLEASAKGRMMLDPFWLGGTRQAEAAAVVFLAKDPLTARPRPLSPEDALRLLASGSLPGQVGAARPYLNPHLPPLAAEQEQRMRAQYARLLSQVKSFLLPADLSPEAAAQQLLALLA
- a CDS encoding flotillin family protein, encoding MAFLPWAIGVFVVVLAFALWAFNYRKVGPNQVLVISGRTSTVIEPDGRRRRVGYRLQVGGGTFVMPLLESVQVLPLDVISVSIRCPEVLTAHGVIIAAEAFGQVKVSSDERRLHRAVENFLSRGTAGIAAVAQEVLEGHMRAALGTMAVEEIYSQRDRFAERVRSAAQADFDRLGLELLAFSLKDITDSQGYLEALGARRIAEVKRDAAIAQAETERDATIRAAQYRKEGDVARLAAEAELAAATRDFEIQRAEFQAAVNAKRAQAELAYELERAKLLEQVKRQEYQIKLVEKELATKLEEQEIALREKHLDATVKRPAEAEAYRAKLEAEAEAYRKELEAKGRAAGLRLEAQVRAEALREQGKAEAEAMREKAAAWRDYTQAALAEMVIQKLPELARAVAEPLSKVDRIVMVGDASGTSKLTGQVAEVLAQLPTVVESLTGVKLADFLAQKTAPKEEKDS
- a CDS encoding patatin-like phospholipase family protein, producing MGFLDFLFRRGPRQGVVLALGGGGARGLAHLGVLEVIEEAGIPVAGIAGTSAGAVVGAMWLTLGNTQEVVKRWEEFLASDFPSHLPEVRLTEEVSSRDNLLLSFAQRLQQGAQVALALHRRGLVEHEDLERAVAFLIPQARIESLPQPFAAVVTDFATGKAVALTRGDLRQAVAASSAVPGVVPPYGLDGRYVLDGGVVAEVPVEEARGLVPRPVVAVDVGDLPDPDEDPRRITVPRVLMRANVMTHARLRQVLVASADLVIRPEVWGMHWSEFRRLTEAVEAGRKAARSCLNRLRALALRRA
- a CDS encoding acyl-CoA thioesterase, translating into MERVFRYPIEVRFRDLDAMGHVNNAVTVTYLEVARTRFWLSQFRDFAKEVDFPFVVARVAVNYRRPIRLHDMLEVELWVSHVGRSSFTIAYRVWASGELAADGETVQVHYDYSQGRPQSFGPELRERLESLLIAGEPQPSVRNNQV
- a CDS encoding sodium-translocating pyrophosphatase, which codes for MAGSALLISLVIGFSLFGLLVAYYLVRWVMAKDTGSEAMQRISNAIKEGAEAFLRRQNRTILLLAAVFAAVLFIGYGFVRQSREFDPVGSSLQLALWIALSFIFGALCSVFAGYVGMWVSIRSNIRTATAALSSLNEALRIALRGGAVSGLLVVAMSLLGVAGLYALVSTVGGVEPTKVPLLIVGYGFGASFVALFAQLGGGIYTKAADVGADLVGKVEAGIPEDDPRNPAVIADLVGDNVGDCAGRGADLFESTAAENIGAMILGASLAAAAQKQGIEFSMGVVGVMMFPLVARAFGILASVIGILAVKMDKEERMDPMEALNRGYYLAVALAMAGFAGATYWLLSSPAAPNAWWHFFLCGVIGVLTSVAFVYITQYYTEYRYRPVQSIAEASTTGPATNIIAGVGVGFECTWMPAVVMGAALLASYWLGETSGLPHAGLFGTAVATMGMLATAAYILAMDTFGPITDNAGGIVEMSQQPEEVRRKTDRLDAVGNTTKALTKGYAIGSAGLAAFLLFQAYMDEVKNYAGLGESAPFVVNLAKPVVFVGALLGAMLVFLFSALAIRAVGKAAQSIIEEVRRQYANLPRENDIIVFPPNFKPDYGSCVDIVTKAALKRMVAPGLLVVLMPVAVGVVFRIFIRPDDPLISAEAVAGLLMVGTIGGILVALFLNNAGGAWDNAKKFIETGAHGGKYLMTPDGKRMKNPTHGAAVVGDTVGDPFKDTAGPSLHVLIKLLSTITLVLAPLFI